One segment of Tamlana crocina DNA contains the following:
- a CDS encoding TonB-dependent receptor produces the protein MRKKLTKFYLMLLLSTVWCGSIYGQELLEVKGVILDEKSNLPLPGATIMVKGTSKGTVTDFDGNYSIQAAPDAVLQVSFIGYQSIEEAVNGRNKIDFKLAEDSEQLSEVVVVGFGEQKKATVTGAISSISTQELKQSPAANLAVTLAGRLPGLTSIQTSGEPGRDVTQLFIRGQGTINARSPIILVDGVERDLTYMDPNEVESVTILKDASSTAIFGVRGANGVILVTTKRGSSEIPEVNLSVESGVQSFTRVAKPVNAFEFATLRNLAQNNDGLGDAYSAEALEAYRTHSDPERYPDTDWAGLLMEDFAQQQRVNLNISGAGKAVKYYVNAGYLNQGGLFRTEKNLDYDPSFKLDRYNFRSNIDMQVNPSLKAFLNLAGYVEKQNSPFSVSTASTGQGGTSPSVNILAGILDIPSNVPGPTSPSGAVVTTPELPNPAYGLLNRTGYRQQTRNNITSTFGIEQKLDFITKGLSAKAVMSFDTRATNNLDANKNYVREVQVIEQTTTGKDTIYYRNFSDDVETPLNITGSRSFQSFSNFQAYLNYKRSFKKHDVSALVLYQHQKRIINEQLPYNLIGVSSRFTYGYNGKYFFEFNAGYNGSEQFAPGRRFGFFPAVSAGWLISKEKFWNVKGIDRLKIRGSYGEVGNDRIGNDRFLYLDDISVNGGGYSSSLNEGRRIAINQLKNGELQWEVAKKVNIGFEMGFLNAFDLIVDVFTENRDNILRNRGTIPILNGLPNGTLPPVNIGVVENKGFEVELNYKKAFSPDFFVRGRAFVGYATNKQKFADEPLLPEDYAYRYRQTGYRIGQNFGYVVEKYFETQEEIDNSPEQIVGGHESRPGDFKYKDLNGDGVVDQRDIAPIGASTVPETSFGLGLSTTYKNFDLSVLVQGVANVDKFYRGRGTYASGQNNFFSQHLSSWTPERAANGEHIGFPRLSTEPSPSEIENSFFIRDASYVRLKNLEIGYRVPLKGVANMRLYVNGLNLITWDKLPNKNYDPEAANGLTYPLIKVYSLGVNVKF, from the coding sequence ATGCGAAAAAAACTAACAAAATTTTATTTAATGCTCCTATTGAGCACGGTTTGGTGCGGCTCAATATATGGACAGGAGCTCCTTGAAGTTAAAGGAGTTATTCTTGACGAGAAAAGTAATTTGCCATTGCCAGGAGCAACTATAATGGTAAAAGGAACGTCAAAGGGAACGGTTACCGATTTTGATGGCAATTATAGTATCCAAGCAGCTCCCGATGCTGTATTGCAAGTTTCCTTTATTGGATACCAATCCATAGAGGAGGCTGTTAATGGAAGGAATAAAATTGATTTTAAGCTTGCTGAAGATAGTGAGCAACTATCAGAAGTTGTAGTTGTAGGGTTTGGAGAACAAAAGAAAGCAACCGTAACAGGAGCAATATCTTCAATTAGCACCCAAGAACTTAAGCAAAGTCCAGCGGCAAACCTGGCAGTTACGCTAGCTGGACGATTACCTGGGCTTACATCAATTCAAACATCTGGTGAACCAGGGAGAGACGTTACCCAGCTTTTTATTAGGGGGCAAGGTACCATCAATGCCAGATCTCCAATTATTTTGGTAGATGGGGTAGAGCGTGATTTAACCTATATGGATCCAAACGAAGTAGAGTCGGTAACCATTTTAAAAGATGCATCATCGACGGCAATTTTTGGAGTTAGGGGGGCTAATGGTGTGATTTTGGTAACTACTAAGCGCGGAAGTTCTGAAATTCCAGAGGTTAATTTGTCGGTAGAGTCGGGTGTTCAGAGTTTTACTCGAGTAGCAAAACCAGTAAACGCTTTTGAATTTGCCACGTTGCGAAATTTGGCTCAAAACAATGACGGCCTAGGAGATGCTTATTCAGCCGAAGCGTTGGAGGCATACCGAACACATTCTGATCCAGAACGATATCCCGATACCGATTGGGCAGGTCTTTTAATGGAAGATTTTGCTCAGCAACAGAGGGTAAATCTTAATATCTCTGGTGCAGGTAAGGCTGTTAAGTACTATGTTAATGCAGGGTATTTAAATCAAGGAGGGTTATTTAGAACTGAAAAGAATCTAGATTACGACCCTAGTTTTAAGTTAGATCGTTATAATTTTAGGTCTAATATTGATATGCAGGTAAACCCAAGTCTAAAAGCATTTTTAAACTTGGCTGGTTACGTTGAAAAACAGAATTCGCCATTTTCTGTGAGTACAGCATCTACAGGACAAGGAGGTACCTCCCCATCTGTTAATATATTGGCGGGTATTTTAGATATACCATCAAATGTGCCTGGGCCAACATCTCCAAGTGGTGCTGTAGTAACAACTCCTGAACTTCCTAACCCAGCATACGGTCTGCTTAACAGAACGGGGTATAGACAGCAAACACGAAACAATATAACCTCTACTTTTGGAATAGAGCAAAAATTGGACTTTATCACTAAAGGATTGTCGGCCAAGGCAGTAATGTCTTTTGATACTAGGGCTACCAATAATTTAGATGCCAATAAAAATTATGTGCGTGAAGTTCAAGTTATAGAACAAACAACGACAGGAAAAGATACGATTTACTACAGAAATTTTTCTGACGATGTAGAAACCCCTCTTAACATTACCGGAAGCCGGTCGTTTCAAAGTTTTTCCAATTTCCAGGCATATTTAAATTATAAGAGGTCTTTTAAAAAGCACGATGTTAGTGCTCTTGTGCTTTATCAGCACCAGAAAAGAATAATCAATGAACAGTTGCCTTATAACCTTATTGGGGTGTCCTCAAGGTTTACGTATGGGTACAATGGTAAGTATTTCTTTGAATTTAATGCTGGTTATAACGGGTCAGAACAGTTTGCACCTGGAAGACGTTTTGGTTTTTTTCCAGCTGTTTCTGCCGGTTGGTTAATCTCAAAAGAAAAGTTTTGGAATGTAAAAGGTATAGATCGATTAAAAATTAGAGGATCTTACGGTGAGGTAGGTAATGACCGTATTGGAAACGACAGGTTCCTTTACCTGGATGATATTTCAGTAAACGGAGGAGGATATTCTTCAAGTTTGAACGAAGGACGAAGAATAGCGATCAACCAGCTGAAAAATGGAGAGTTACAATGGGAAGTAGCCAAAAAAGTAAATATTGGTTTTGAAATGGGCTTTTTAAATGCATTTGATTTAATAGTGGATGTGTTTACTGAAAATCGAGACAATATTTTAAGGAATAGAGGAACCATTCCAATTCTAAACGGATTGCCCAACGGAACCTTGCCTCCTGTTAACATTGGTGTTGTAGAGAACAAAGGATTTGAGGTAGAACTTAATTACAAAAAAGCATTTTCGCCAGACTTTTTTGTTAGAGGAAGGGCATTTGTTGGTTACGCCACAAACAAGCAAAAATTTGCAGATGAACCCTTGCTCCCAGAAGATTATGCATACAGGTACAGGCAAACAGGTTACAGAATTGGGCAGAATTTTGGGTATGTGGTTGAAAAATATTTTGAAACACAGGAAGAAATCGATAACTCGCCAGAACAAATTGTTGGAGGGCATGAATCCAGACCGGGAGATTTTAAATATAAAGACCTTAACGGCGATGGTGTTGTTGATCAAAGAGATATTGCTCCTATAGGGGCTTCCACCGTGCCCGAAACCTCATTCGGTTTGGGGTTAAGTACTACTTATAAAAACTTCGATTTGAGTGTGTTGGTTCAAGGTGTTGCTAATGTAGACAAGTTTTATAGAGGTAGAGGTACTTACGCCAGCGGGCAAAACAACTTTTTTAGCCAACATTTGTCTAGTTGGACGCCCGAGCGTGCTGCAAATGGAGAACACATCGGTTTCCCTAGATTAAGTACAGAGCCTTCGCCAAGTGAAATTGAAAATTCCTTTTTTATAAGAGATGCCAGTTATGTGAGGTTAAAAAACTTAGAAATAGGATACCGAGTACCTTTAAAAGGTGTGGCAAACATGAGGCTGTACGTAAATGGTTTAAACTTGATAACTTGGGATAAACTACCAAACAAAAATTACGATCCTGAAGCTGCTAACGGACTTACATATCCACTTATTAAAGTTTACAGTTTAGGGGTTAATGTAAAATTTTAA
- a CDS encoding RagB/SusD family nutrient uptake outer membrane protein, giving the protein MKNKFLYILVSAALILGCDKALDITPDGRLTLDDVFQDENHTEAYLNTVYSSIPSYSYYYHFFTFLAGVTDECQDADVGNTPGNIANIWITGSMTPSFNPLENGPAGHGKNHYNTFWTGIRNANVFLANIETANISAEKDRERYKAEAQLLRAFYYLELIKQYGPMPIVDEPFSPAFDYTSLTRPTFQECIDFIVNDCDEAIANPNLPIRITLEPERGRFTKAVAHAVKSQALLYNASPLWNPENNTAKWQAAATASKEALDALTQGGEYQLFPDYEEYFFSRSDVNPSPRDRETIFERMTNGHPSFRNTNALPSMPGQFKVGVTPTQELVDSYDMVTTGEPAILGYNDEDHLEPIINTESGYDPDNPYEGRDPRFYATVWYNGALYDNIAGRIHVVETFAGGADALKKTPPNKKNTHTGYYLRKFHDPKLQNRQNAQSRWKKYHLAEIYLNYAEAENEANGPTTEAYNAINAIRQRAGMPNLRTGLSQDEFRQRIRNERRVELVIEEHRFWDVRRWKILDQTDKLVTGMEVIKNGNDFDYKRFVTERRNAWQDKFLIFPIPIKDTSIIPDFNLNQNPGW; this is encoded by the coding sequence ATGAAAAATAAATTTTTATACATACTAGTTAGTGCTGCACTCATACTGGGTTGCGACAAAGCATTGGATATAACACCTGATGGCAGGTTAACCTTAGATGATGTGTTTCAAGACGAAAACCATACTGAAGCATATTTAAATACTGTTTATTCCAGCATTCCGTCTTATTCTTATTATTATCACTTTTTTACATTTTTGGCAGGAGTTACCGATGAATGCCAAGATGCCGATGTAGGGAACACACCCGGTAATATTGCGAATATTTGGATAACTGGGTCCATGACGCCCAGCTTCAACCCTTTGGAAAATGGCCCTGCTGGTCACGGAAAGAATCATTACAATACATTCTGGACAGGAATAAGAAATGCCAATGTATTTTTGGCAAATATTGAAACTGCCAATATTAGCGCCGAAAAAGATAGAGAAAGGTACAAAGCAGAAGCACAATTACTAAGAGCATTTTATTATTTAGAGTTGATAAAACAATATGGACCAATGCCAATAGTCGATGAACCGTTTTCGCCGGCTTTCGATTATACATCATTAACTAGGCCTACATTCCAGGAGTGTATCGATTTTATAGTAAATGATTGTGATGAAGCTATAGCCAATCCAAACTTACCAATTAGGATAACACTAGAGCCAGAACGAGGACGTTTTACCAAAGCCGTAGCTCATGCAGTAAAATCGCAAGCTCTGCTTTACAATGCTAGCCCACTATGGAATCCTGAAAACAATACCGCTAAATGGCAAGCTGCTGCAACTGCTTCAAAAGAGGCTTTGGATGCATTAACACAAGGAGGTGAGTATCAGCTTTTCCCTGATTATGAAGAGTATTTTTTCTCAAGATCCGACGTGAACCCATCTCCAAGAGATAGAGAAACCATATTTGAACGAATGACCAATGGGCACCCTAGCTTTAGAAACACAAACGCACTACCTAGCATGCCAGGTCAGTTTAAGGTAGGGGTAACACCTACCCAAGAATTGGTGGATAGCTATGATATGGTAACAACTGGAGAACCTGCTATTTTAGGTTACAACGATGAAGATCACCTAGAACCCATAATTAACACAGAATCAGGATACGATCCAGATAATCCTTATGAAGGGAGAGATCCTAGATTTTACGCAACTGTTTGGTATAACGGAGCACTTTACGACAATATCGCAGGAAGGATTCATGTGGTGGAAACTTTTGCAGGAGGAGCAGATGCGCTTAAAAAAACACCTCCAAATAAAAAGAATACCCATACAGGATACTACTTAAGAAAGTTTCATGACCCTAAGCTTCAAAATAGACAAAATGCTCAATCAAGATGGAAAAAATATCATTTAGCAGAAATCTATCTTAATTATGCAGAAGCAGAGAATGAAGCCAATGGGCCTACAACAGAGGCTTACAATGCCATTAATGCCATTAGGCAAAGAGCCGGTATGCCAAATTTACGAACTGGTTTGTCGCAAGACGAATTCAGACAGCGAATCAGGAACGAACGAAGAGTAGAGCTAGTTATCGAAGAACATCGCTTTTGGGATGTAAGAAGATGGAAAATACTTGATCAAACTGACAAGTTGGTAACAGGTATGGAGGTTATTAAAAACGGAAATGATTTTGATTACAAGCGTTTTGTAACAGAAAGACGTAATGCATGGCAAGACAAGTTTCTTATTTTCCCTATTCCAATTAAAGATACTTCAATTATTCCAGATTTTAACCTTAACCAAAACCCAGGATGGTAA
- a CDS encoding efflux RND transporter permease subunit: protein MTNKKNKKQVDKEFGLSSWAINNKTTMYVLIAVFFYIGASAFFDMPRENFPEVNETKIYVSSVFPGNTAEDIEKLITDPLEDKLKTVSNVVEITSTSQEDYGMIMVEFDENITVEQAKQKVKDEIDTETSGEDWPTFNGAKVEPDVFELSLSEEMPILNINISGDYPIEKLKEYAEYLQDEIEDLLEIKKADIRGAQEKEVEVAVDIYKMMAAKVTFGDIIGAINNGNVTMSAGNLKASGQRRTIRILGEIDKPSDLENFVVKSENGNAIYLKDVAQVSFKEEDKTTYAREYGEPVVMLDVKKRAGKNMVAAAEQIQVIVEDAIENVFPQDLKVSITNDQSSVTIGQVDDLVNNIIFGVLLVVTVLMFFLGFKNAIFVGFAIPMSMFMSLMILNIFGYSLNTMVLFGLIMGLGMLVDNGIVVVENVYRLMDEEGMSRIEAAKKGIGEIAFPIIISTATTVAAFIPLGLWPGIMGEFMMILPITLSIVLGSSLFVAIFFNSVLVSQFMNTEDKDMPLNKIIRTTVIMAVLGILVFITGGEYRALGTLMVFTAIMLWVYRLFLRKWANNFQTKTLVKLERWYESQLRWALSGRKPYFLSVGIFLLLIVSFITFGISLATQRTKVEFFPDNKPNQIIVYIEYPQGTAIEKTNAITKEIEKRVYKVISQDQYQDNGYNFLVESAVSQVGEGAGNPQTDGGSAAEMPHKAKITASMREYKYRRGEDSELLRQKVQEALVGIYPGVLISVEKDANGPPAGSPINIEIEGDDYNELIAVAENMREFINTKNIPGIDELKIDVNKDKPSMQVSVDREKAGELGVSAAQVGQQLRNSIFGAKAGIYKEGGDDYDIYVRFNQDNRYNTSALFNQNITFRDNTGQLKEIPLSAVSKYENTSGFSAIKHKDTKRVVTVYSALAPGYTDAQAIVNQIQNEMKSFEELPEGIKIDYTGQIEEQQKQMAFLMGAFFTGLGLIFFILIFQFNSVSKPAIIMLAIFLSFIGVFGGLVITGKAFVIMMTMVGIISLAGIVVNNGVVLLDYAQLLIDRKKALRDLEDDQYLTNEDLFESIVKAGKARLRPVLLTAITTILGLIPLAIGLNINFFSLFKDFNPNIYMGGDNVVFWGPLAWTVIYGLLIATFLTLIIVPVLFFLSMKLKMWLFKNRVAKQEEPLNEEVFNMDKRLE from the coding sequence ATGACTAACAAAAAGAACAAAAAACAAGTCGATAAAGAATTTGGTTTGTCGTCGTGGGCCATCAACAACAAAACCACGATGTATGTACTTATTGCTGTATTCTTCTACATTGGTGCATCTGCATTTTTCGATATGCCCCGAGAAAATTTCCCCGAAGTAAACGAGACTAAAATCTACGTGAGTTCGGTGTTTCCTGGAAATACGGCTGAAGACATTGAAAAACTCATTACAGACCCGCTTGAAGACAAGTTAAAAACGGTGAGTAATGTGGTAGAAATCACCTCTACTTCCCAAGAAGATTACGGAATGATTATGGTCGAGTTCGATGAAAACATCACCGTTGAACAAGCCAAACAAAAGGTTAAGGACGAAATTGACACCGAAACCTCTGGTGAAGATTGGCCAACCTTTAACGGTGCCAAAGTAGAACCCGACGTGTTCGAGTTGAGCCTTTCGGAAGAAATGCCCATTTTAAACATTAATATTTCTGGCGATTATCCTATAGAAAAACTAAAGGAATACGCCGAATACCTTCAAGACGAAATTGAAGATTTATTGGAAATTAAAAAGGCCGATATCCGTGGTGCTCAGGAAAAAGAAGTTGAAGTAGCGGTTGATATTTACAAAATGATGGCTGCCAAAGTAACCTTTGGCGATATTATTGGCGCCATAAATAATGGCAACGTTACCATGTCTGCCGGAAACTTAAAAGCTAGTGGGCAACGACGCACCATCCGTATTTTAGGTGAAATAGATAAGCCTTCCGATTTAGAAAATTTTGTTGTAAAATCAGAAAACGGAAACGCCATTTACCTAAAAGATGTGGCCCAAGTATCGTTTAAAGAAGAAGACAAAACCACTTATGCGCGCGAATACGGTGAGCCCGTTGTGATGCTCGACGTTAAAAAACGCGCCGGAAAAAACATGGTGGCTGCGGCCGAACAAATTCAAGTTATTGTTGAAGATGCCATTGAAAATGTATTTCCGCAAGACTTAAAAGTGAGCATCACCAACGACCAATCTTCCGTAACCATTGGCCAGGTGGACGATTTGGTAAACAACATCATTTTCGGGGTACTATTGGTAGTAACCGTTTTAATGTTCTTTTTAGGATTTAAAAACGCCATTTTCGTTGGTTTTGCCATCCCGATGTCTATGTTCATGTCGCTCATGATTCTGAACATTTTTGGCTATAGTTTGAATACCATGGTGCTTTTCGGCTTAATTATGGGCTTAGGTATGCTGGTGGACAACGGTATTGTGGTAGTTGAAAACGTGTACCGATTGATGGATGAAGAAGGCATGAGCCGTATTGAAGCCGCCAAAAAAGGAATTGGAGAAATTGCCTTTCCTATTATCATTTCTACGGCAACTACGGTAGCTGCTTTTATACCGCTGGGGCTATGGCCGGGCATTATGGGTGAGTTTATGATGATTTTACCCATCACATTATCCATTGTTTTAGGGTCATCGTTATTCGTAGCCATATTTTTCAACTCGGTATTGGTTTCCCAATTTATGAATACCGAAGACAAAGACATGCCTCTAAACAAAATAATCAGAACTACGGTTATCATGGCCGTTCTCGGCATACTGGTATTCATTACAGGTGGCGAGTACCGTGCACTGGGAACGCTTATGGTATTTACCGCCATTATGCTTTGGGTGTATCGACTGTTTTTAAGAAAATGGGCAAACAACTTCCAGACCAAAACCTTGGTAAAATTGGAAAGATGGTACGAAAGTCAGTTACGATGGGCCCTTTCAGGTAGAAAGCCCTATTTTTTAAGCGTCGGCATATTTCTGTTGCTCATTGTTTCGTTTATTACATTCGGAATTTCATTGGCAACGCAACGTACCAAAGTCGAGTTTTTCCCAGACAATAAGCCCAACCAGATTATTGTCTATATTGAATACCCTCAAGGTACGGCCATTGAAAAAACCAACGCCATTACCAAGGAAATTGAAAAACGGGTCTATAAAGTTATCAGCCAAGATCAATACCAAGACAACGGCTACAACTTTTTGGTAGAAAGTGCCGTATCGCAAGTTGGCGAAGGTGCCGGGAACCCTCAAACCGATGGCGGTTCTGCTGCCGAAATGCCTCATAAAGCAAAAATTACGGCCTCCATGCGCGAGTACAAATACCGTCGCGGGGAAGACAGTGAGCTGTTGCGTCAAAAAGTACAGGAAGCCTTGGTGGGCATTTATCCGGGAGTTTTAATTTCAGTTGAAAAGGATGCCAACGGTCCGCCAGCAGGTTCGCCCATCAATATTGAAATTGAAGGTGACGATTACAACGAATTGATTGCCGTGGCCGAAAACATGCGCGAGTTCATCAACACCAAAAATATCCCGGGAATTGATGAGCTTAAAATTGATGTGAATAAAGACAAACCATCAATGCAAGTTTCGGTAGACAGAGAAAAAGCAGGCGAATTAGGAGTAAGTGCCGCACAAGTGGGCCAACAATTGCGAAACTCCATTTTTGGAGCTAAAGCCGGCATTTACAAAGAAGGTGGTGATGATTACGACATTTACGTGCGTTTCAATCAAGACAACCGATACAACACCAGTGCGCTGTTCAACCAGAATATCACTTTTAGGGATAATACCGGGCAGTTGAAGGAGATTCCACTTTCGGCAGTTTCAAAATACGAAAACACTTCAGGGTTCAGTGCCATCAAGCACAAAGACACCAAGCGAGTGGTAACGGTGTATTCTGCATTGGCACCGGGCTACACAGATGCACAGGCAATCGTAAACCAAATTCAAAACGAAATGAAAAGTTTTGAAGAACTTCCCGAAGGCATTAAAATTGACTACACCGGACAGATTGAAGAACAGCAAAAGCAAATGGCCTTTTTGATGGGAGCGTTTTTTACTGGTCTTGGGTTGATTTTCTTTATTTTGATTTTCCAATTTAACTCCGTTTCAAAACCTGCCATCATTATGTTGGCTATTTTCTTAAGTTTTATTGGAGTATTTGGTGGATTGGTTATCACCGGAAAAGCCTTCGTTATTATGATGACCATGGTAGGTATTATTTCACTTGCCGGAATCGTGGTAAATAATGGGGTGGTGCTGCTCGATTACGCACAACTGCTGATTGACAGAAAGAAAGCGCTTAGAGATTTGGAAGACGACCAATATTTAACCAATGAAGATCTGTTTGAAAGCATTGTAAAAGCAGGAAAAGCACGTTTGCGCCCGGTGTTACTTACAGCCATTACCACCATACTAGGTTTAATCCCATTGGCTATTGGTTTGAACATCAACTTCTTTTCGCTGTTTAAAGATTTTAACCCCAATATTTACATGGGTGGAGATAATGTAGTATTTTGGGGTCCGTTAGCATGGACAGTAATTTACGGATTATTAATTGCTACTTTCTTAACACTAATAATTGTACCCGTTTTGTTTTTCCTTTCAATGAAATTGAAAATGTGGTTATTTAAAAATCGTGTTGCCAAACAGGAAGAACCTCTTAATGAAGAAGTTTTTAATATGGATAAAAGGCTAGAGTAA
- the kbl gene encoding glycine C-acetyltransferase: MYGTVKQQLENELNDIKASGLYKKERIITTPQGAEIKTTAGGEVLNFCANNYLGLSSHPDVVEAGIEAMKTHGFGLSSVRFICGTQDIHKALEQKTAEFLGMEDCILYAAAFDANGGVFEPILSKEDAIISDELNHASIIDGIRLCKAARYRYSHNNMEALEEQLKAASGARRKLIVTDGVFSMDGTIAQLDKICDLAEKYEAMVMVDECHATGFIGKTGRGTHEYRAVMGRIDIITGTYGKALGGASGGFTAAKKEIVEMLRQKSRPYLFSNTLAPAIAGASIAVLDKLKTSTDLIEKVQNNTKRFRSKMTEAGFDIIPGEHPIVPVMLYDAKLAQEFAAQLLDEGIYVIAFFYPVVPKEKARIRVQLSASHDTEHIDKAVEAFTKVGRALNVI, from the coding sequence ATGTACGGAACGGTTAAACAACAACTTGAAAACGAACTGAACGACATAAAAGCATCTGGACTTTATAAAAAGGAACGCATAATTACTACGCCACAAGGCGCCGAAATCAAGACCACGGCTGGTGGTGAAGTACTTAACTTTTGTGCCAATAATTATTTGGGGCTATCATCACATCCAGATGTGGTTGAAGCTGGTATTGAGGCCATGAAAACGCATGGTTTTGGCCTGTCGTCGGTACGGTTTATTTGTGGTACGCAAGATATCCACAAAGCATTGGAACAAAAAACCGCAGAGTTTTTAGGCATGGAAGATTGTATTCTCTACGCTGCTGCTTTTGATGCCAACGGTGGGGTTTTTGAGCCTATTCTTTCAAAGGAAGACGCCATAATTTCAGATGAATTAAACCATGCCTCTATTATTGATGGGATCCGGTTGTGCAAAGCTGCAAGGTATCGCTATTCGCACAATAATATGGAAGCGTTGGAAGAACAGTTGAAAGCTGCTTCGGGAGCGAGAAGAAAATTGATTGTTACCGATGGCGTGTTTTCTATGGACGGCACCATTGCCCAGCTTGATAAAATATGCGATTTAGCCGAAAAATACGAAGCCATGGTGATGGTTGATGAGTGCCACGCTACAGGATTTATTGGGAAAACAGGTCGTGGCACCCACGAATACAGAGCCGTTATGGGCAGGATAGACATCATCACCGGAACCTACGGAAAGGCCCTTGGAGGTGCTTCCGGCGGATTTACGGCGGCTAAAAAGGAAATAGTGGAGATGCTAAGACAAAAATCCCGACCATATTTATTTTCCAACACTTTGGCGCCTGCCATTGCAGGAGCTTCAATTGCTGTACTTGATAAGTTGAAAACTTCAACCGATTTAATTGAAAAAGTACAGAACAATACCAAGCGTTTCAGAAGTAAAATGACCGAAGCGGGATTCGATATCATTCCTGGTGAACATCCCATTGTTCCGGTGATGTTGTACGATGCTAAATTGGCACAGGAATTTGCTGCACAATTGCTGGACGAAGGTATTTATGTAATTGCTTTTTTCTATCCAGTTGTGCCCAAAGAAAAGGCTAGAATCCGAGTACAGCTTTCTGCTTCGCACGATACAGAGCACATCGATAAAGCCGTAGAAGCTTTCACCAAAGTAGGCAGAGCTTTAAATGTTATTTAA
- a CDS encoding efflux RND transporter periplasmic adaptor subunit — MKHTFSLIIIALLLVSCGGENKKNSVENVLESNNLETIRQKRAELVNEQEMTNSKIKQLDAAISKLDTVRHVPLITTFLAKQEVFKHVLEIQGNVTTKNLLVITPEYNGILTQVYVKEGQRVNKGQLLAKIDDGGLSQQLAQLQIQTDLAKTTFERQKRLWEQNIGSEIQYLQAKSNYEAQQETVNQLKKQVAKTSVTAPFSGTIDDVITEQGSVVAAGQTPLMRLVNLNDMYIETSVPESYIPDVTKGKHVVVEFPILGESVETEVRQASDFINPDNRTFKIEVGIPNKNENIKPNLTAKLKINDYTNNEAILVPQSIISENANGEQYVYTIKDKNGNNEGVANRVIVKTGKTQGDVIEILEGVSNGTEIIKEGARSVKDGQTVKVINY; from the coding sequence ATGAAACATACATTTTCTTTAATCATAATCGCGCTGCTTTTAGTATCCTGTGGTGGCGAAAACAAAAAAAACTCTGTTGAAAACGTTTTAGAAAGCAATAATTTAGAAACCATTCGCCAAAAACGTGCGGAATTGGTTAACGAACAGGAAATGACCAACAGCAAAATAAAGCAGTTGGACGCCGCCATATCAAAATTAGATACGGTAAGACACGTACCGTTAATCACAACATTTTTGGCAAAGCAAGAAGTTTTTAAACACGTTCTGGAAATCCAAGGTAACGTTACCACAAAAAACCTTTTAGTAATCACCCCAGAGTACAACGGTATTTTAACACAGGTTTACGTAAAAGAAGGACAACGCGTTAACAAAGGGCAACTACTTGCAAAAATAGATGATGGCGGACTTAGCCAGCAGCTGGCTCAATTGCAAATTCAAACCGATTTAGCAAAAACCACCTTCGAGCGCCAAAAGCGTTTGTGGGAACAGAACATTGGTAGTGAAATTCAATATTTACAGGCTAAATCAAATTACGAAGCGCAACAGGAAACAGTCAACCAACTTAAAAAACAAGTGGCCAAAACTAGTGTAACGGCTCCATTTTCTGGTACTATCGACGATGTTATCACCGAACAAGGTAGCGTAGTTGCAGCTGGGCAAACCCCTTTAATGCGCTTGGTAAACCTCAACGATATGTACATTGAAACCAGCGTACCGGAAAGCTACATCCCCGATGTTACCAAAGGAAAACACGTTGTGGTCGAGTTTCCTATTTTGGGCGAAAGCGTTGAAACCGAAGTGCGCCAAGCCAGCGATTTCATCAATCCGGACAACAGAACATTTAAAATCGAAGTGGGGATTCCCAATAAAAACGAAAACATCAAGCCCAACTTAACAGCAAAACTGAAGATTAACGATTACACCAATAACGAGGCTATTTTGGTACCGCAGAGTATCATTTCAGAAAATGCCAATGGCGAGCAATACGTTTACACCATAAAAGATAAAAATGGAAACAACGAGGGCGTTGCCAACCGCGTTATTGTTAAAACGGGCAAAACCCAAGGCGATGTCATTGAAATTTTAGAAGGTGTTAGCAATGGCACCGAAATTATCAAAGAAGGCGCTCGAAGCGTTAAAGACGGACAAACCGTTAAAGTGATTAACTACTAA